A single window of Arvicanthis niloticus isolate mArvNil1 chromosome X, mArvNil1.pat.X, whole genome shotgun sequence DNA harbors:
- the Foxo4 gene encoding forkhead box protein O4, translated as MDPENKKSATEATAILDLDPDFEPQSRPRSCTWPLPRPELTTEPPEPSEVEPSLGQKVPTEGHSEPILLPSRLPEPAGGPQPGILGAVTGPRKGGSRRNAWGNQSYAELISQAIESAPEKRLTLAQIYEWMVRTVPYFKDKGDSNSSAGWKNSIRHNLSLHSKFIKVHNEATGKSSWWMLNPDGGKGGKAPRRRAASMDSSSKLLRGRSKGSKKKPSVLPAPPEGATPRSPLGHFAKWSSSPCPRNREEADVWTTFRPRSGSNASTVSTRLSPIRPESEVLAEEEMPASASSYTGGVPPTLSEDLELLDGLNLASPHSLLSRSGLSSFSLQHPGVAGPFHSYGTSLFGPLDGSLSAGEGCFSSSQSLEALLTSDTPPPPADVLMTQVDPILSQAPTLLLLGGMPSSSKMATGVSLCPTPLEGPGPSNLVPTLSVMGPPPVMAGAPIPKVLGTPVLSSPTEDSSHDRMPQDLDLDMYLENLECDMDNIISDLMDGEGLDFNFEPDP; from the exons ATGGATCCAGAGAATAAGAAGTCAGCCACAGAGGCTACCGCGATCCTAGACCTCGATCCCGACTTCGAACCCCAGAGCCGTCCGCGGTCCTGCACCTGGCCCCTTCCTCGACCAGAGCTCACTACGGAGCCACCCGAACCGTCCGAGGTGGAGCCCAGTCTGGGACAGAAGGTACCCACGGAGGGACACTCCGAACCGATCCTGTTGCCCTCTCGGCTCCCAGAGCCGGCAGGGGGCCCCCAGCCGGGAATCCTGGGGGCTGTAACAGGTCCTCGGAAGGGAGGCTCCCGCCGGAATGCCTGGGGAAATCAGTCATATGCAGAACTCATCAGCCAGGCCATTGAAAGCGCCCCGGAGAAGCGGCTGACACTCGCCCAGATCTACGAATGGATGGTCCGCACGGTGCCCTACTTCAAGGACAAGGGTGACAGCAACAGCTCGGCAGGATGGAAG AACTCCATCCGTCACAACCTGTCCTTGCACAGCAAGTTCATCAAGGTTCACAACGAGGCCACTGGCAAGAGCTCTTGGTGGATGCTGAACCCCGATGGCGGCAAGGGTGGCAAGGCACCCAGGCGCAGGGCTGCCTCCATGGATAGCAGCAGCAAGCTGCTCCGGGGCCGCAGCAAAGGCTCCAAGAAGAAGCCATCTGTCCTGCCAGCTCCACCTGAAGGTGCCACTCCAAGGAGCCCTCTGGGCCACTTTGCCAAGTGGTCAAGCAGTCCTTGTCCTCGGAATCGAGAAGAAGCAGATGTGTGGACCACCTTCCGTCCACGGAGCGGTTCAAATGCTAGCACTGTCAGCACCCGGCTGTCCCCAATCAGGCCGGAGTCTGAGGTGCTAGCAGAAGAGGAAATGCCAGCATCAGCCAGCAGCTATACAGGGGGTGTCCCTCCCACCCTCAGTGAAGATCTAGAGCTGCTGGATGGGCTCAATCTTGCATCTCCCCATTCCTTGCTGTCTAGGAGCGgtctctccagcttctctttGCAGCATCCTGGCGTTGCTGGCCCCTTCCATAGCTATGGCACCTCCCTCTTTGGCCCACTAGATGGGTCTCTGTCAGCAGGAGAAGGGTGTTTCTCAAGTTCCCAGTCTCTAGAGGCTCTGCTCACTTCTGATACACCACCACCTCCTGCTGATGTTCTCATGACCCAGGTAGATCCTATCCTGTCTCAGGCTCCTACACTTCTGTTACTGGGAGGAATGCCTTCCTCTAGCAAGATGGCCACAGGAGTCAGCCTGTGTCCTACACCGCTAGAGGGTCCTGGTCCCAGTAACCTGGTTCCCACCCTTTCTGTGATGGGACCACCTCCAGTCATGGCAGGTGCTCCCATCCCTAAGGTCCTGGGAACCCCTGTGCTCTCATCTCCTACTGAAGATTCCAGCCATGACAGAATGCCTCAGGATCTGGATCTTGATATGTATTTGGAGAACCTGGAGTGCGACATGGATAACATCATCAGTGACCTCATGGATGGTGAGGGACTGGACTTCAACTTTGAGCCAG ATCCCTGA
- the CXHXorf65 gene encoding uncharacterized protein CXorf65 homolog isoform X2: MFIIIKHGDNQEFLVNTNCSVLLLLHYTRKKMGLRKTGTRIENSYKAIVPLLKNPEPELVESLRTQCDFLERSRIKMLRTLEAKRLAAMESSVNLPARSPKSSGTQQTPSPSSQLKSKGARSDEDGPPSTRRPFYKTRADFLKRHR, translated from the exons ATGTTTATCATCATCAAACATGGAG ACAATCAAGAGTTTCTGGTCAATACCAATTGCTCTGTCCTCCTGTTGCTACATTACACCAGAAAGAAAATGGGATTACGGAAAACAG GTACCAGAATTGAGAATTCCTACAAAGCTATTGTGCCCCTCCTGAAGAATCCAGAACCTGAACTAGTTG agTCACTGCGAACACAATGTGACTTCCTGGAGAGGAGCCGAATAAAGATGCTTAGAACTCTGGAAGCCAAGAGACTGGCAGCCATGGAATCCTCTGTAAATCTCCCGGCAAGATCTCCCAAGAGTAGCGGAACCCAGCAGACTCCCAGCCCAAGCAGCCAACTGAAG tcTAAAGGTGCACGATCAGATGAAGACGGGCCACCTTCCACCCGCAGACCATTCTACAAGACTAGAGCAGACTTTCTCAAAAGACATCGTTAA
- the CXHXorf65 gene encoding uncharacterized protein CXorf65 homolog isoform X1: MFIIIKHGDNQEFLVNTNCSVLLLLHYTRKKMGLRKTDTIDLCDESGTMKLLFLSKTPGDYASKFLTARNTYYVCKVERGAPGTRIENSYKAIVPLLKNPEPELVESLRTQCDFLERSRIKMLRTLEAKRLAAMESSVNLPARSPKSSGTQQTPSPSSQLKSKGARSDEDGPPSTRRPFYKTRADFLKRHR, encoded by the exons ATGTTTATCATCATCAAACATGGAG ACAATCAAGAGTTTCTGGTCAATACCAATTGCTCTGTCCTCCTGTTGCTACATTACACCAGAAAGAAAATGGGATTACGGAAAACAG ACACCATTGATTTGTGTGATGAATCGGGGACCATGAAGTTACTCTTCCTGTCAAAGACACCTGGAGACTATGCCAGCAAATTCCTTACAGCTCGAAATACCTACTATGTTTGTAAAGTGGAGCGTGGGGCACCAG GTACCAGAATTGAGAATTCCTACAAAGCTATTGTGCCCCTCCTGAAGAATCCAGAACCTGAACTAGTTG agTCACTGCGAACACAATGTGACTTCCTGGAGAGGAGCCGAATAAAGATGCTTAGAACTCTGGAAGCCAAGAGACTGGCAGCCATGGAATCCTCTGTAAATCTCCCGGCAAGATCTCCCAAGAGTAGCGGAACCCAGCAGACTCCCAGCCCAAGCAGCCAACTGAAG tcTAAAGGTGCACGATCAGATGAAGACGGGCCACCTTCCACCCGCAGACCATTCTACAAGACTAGAGCAGACTTTCTCAAAAGACATCGTTAA
- the Il2rg gene encoding cytokine receptor common subunit gamma isoform X1 has product MLKPLLPSSSFLLLQLLLLRVGWSSKVLMSSGNEDTKADLIRTSMAHKHLSVPTLPLPEVQCFVFNVEYMNCTWNSSSEPQATNLTLHYRYKGSDNNTFQECSHYLFSKEITSGCQIQKEDIQLYLTFVVQLRDPQKPQRQAEQKLNLQNLVIPWAPENLTLYNLSESQLELRWESRYIERCLQYMVQYRSNRDRSWTELIVDHKPRFSLPSVDEQKLYTFRVRSRFNPICGSTQQWSKWSKPVHWGSHTAEENPSLFALEAVLIPVGTMGLIITLIFVYCWLERMPRIPPIKNLEDLVTEYHGNFSAWSGVSKRLTESLQPDYSERFCHVSEIPAKGGALGEGPGGSPCSLHSPYWPPPCYSLKPEA; this is encoded by the exons ATGTTGAAACCATTATTGCCATCTAGCTCCTTCTTACTCCTTCAGCTGCTTCTGCTGAGGGTAGGGTGGAGCTCCAAGGTCCTCATGTCCAGTGGGAATGAAGACACCAAAGCTG ATTTGATCAGGACTTCTATGGCCCATAAACACCTTAGTGTTCCTACTCTGCCCCTCCCAGAGGTTCAATGCTTTGTGTTCAATGTTGAGTACATGAATTGCACTTGGAATAGCAGTTCTGAGCCTCAGGCGACCAACCTCACTCTGCACTATAG GTACAAGGGATCTGATAATAATACATTCCAGGAGTGCAGCCACTATCTGTTCTCGAAAGAGATTACTTCTGGCTGTCAGATACAAAAAGAAGATATCCAGCTCTACCTGACATTTGTTGTCCAGCTCCGGGACCCCCAGAAACCCCAGAGGCAAGCTGAACAGAAGCTAAACCTACAGAATCTTG TGATCCCATGGGCTCCAGAGAATCTAACACTTTACAACCTGAGTGAATCCCAGCTAGAGCTGAGATGGGAAAGCAGATATATAGAACGCTGTTTACAGTACATGGTGCAGTACCGGAGTAACCGAGATCGAAGCTGGACG GAACTAATAGTGGATCATAAACCTAGATTCTCCTTGCCTAGTGTGGATGAGCAGAAGCTGTACACATTTCGGGTTCGAAGCCGATTTAACCCAATCTGTGGAAGTACTCAACAGTGGAGTAAATGGAGCAAACCAGTCCACTGGGGAAGCCATACTGCAGAGG AGAATCCTTCCTTGTTTGCACTGGAAGCTGTGCTTATCCCTGTTGGCACCATGGGGTTGATTATTACCCTGATCTTTGTGTACTGTTGGTTGGAACG AATGCCTCGAATTCCCCCCATCAAGAACCTAGAGGATCTGGTTACTGAATACCACGGGAACTTTTCG GCCTGGAGTGGTGTGTCTAAAAGGCTGACTGAGAGTCTGCAGCCAGACTACAGTGAACGGTTCTGCCACGTCAGTGAGATTCCCGCCAAAGGAGGGGCCCTAGGAGAGGGGCCTGGAGGTTCTCCTTGCAGCCTGCATAGCCCTTACTGGCCTCCCCCATGTTATTCTCTGAAGCCTGAAGCCTAA
- the Il2rg gene encoding cytokine receptor common subunit gamma isoform X2 encodes MLKPLLPSSSFLLLQLLLLRVGWSSKVLMSSGNEDTKADLIRTSMAHKHLSVPTLPLPEVQCFVFNVEYMNCTWNSSSEPQATNLTLHYRYKGSDNNTFQECSHYLFSKEITSGCQIQKEDIQLYLTFVVQLRDPQKPQRQAEQKLNLQNLVIPWAPENLTLYNLSESQLELRWESRYIERCLQYMVQYRSNRDRSWTELIVDHKPRFSLPSVDEQKLYTFRVRSRFNPICGSTQQWSKWSKPVHWGSHTAEECLEFPPSRT; translated from the exons ATGTTGAAACCATTATTGCCATCTAGCTCCTTCTTACTCCTTCAGCTGCTTCTGCTGAGGGTAGGGTGGAGCTCCAAGGTCCTCATGTCCAGTGGGAATGAAGACACCAAAGCTG ATTTGATCAGGACTTCTATGGCCCATAAACACCTTAGTGTTCCTACTCTGCCCCTCCCAGAGGTTCAATGCTTTGTGTTCAATGTTGAGTACATGAATTGCACTTGGAATAGCAGTTCTGAGCCTCAGGCGACCAACCTCACTCTGCACTATAG GTACAAGGGATCTGATAATAATACATTCCAGGAGTGCAGCCACTATCTGTTCTCGAAAGAGATTACTTCTGGCTGTCAGATACAAAAAGAAGATATCCAGCTCTACCTGACATTTGTTGTCCAGCTCCGGGACCCCCAGAAACCCCAGAGGCAAGCTGAACAGAAGCTAAACCTACAGAATCTTG TGATCCCATGGGCTCCAGAGAATCTAACACTTTACAACCTGAGTGAATCCCAGCTAGAGCTGAGATGGGAAAGCAGATATATAGAACGCTGTTTACAGTACATGGTGCAGTACCGGAGTAACCGAGATCGAAGCTGGACG GAACTAATAGTGGATCATAAACCTAGATTCTCCTTGCCTAGTGTGGATGAGCAGAAGCTGTACACATTTCGGGTTCGAAGCCGATTTAACCCAATCTGTGGAAGTACTCAACAGTGGAGTAAATGGAGCAAACCAGTCCACTGGGGAAGCCATACTGCAGAGG AATGCCTCGAATTCCCCCCATCAAGAACCTAG